The genomic interval AAGTCTGAGTTTGCTTTTTGAGCTCGAGTAAATCAAGCTAAGCTCGAATTTTAAATTGTTCGATTATTTAAAAGTTTGCTGAGAAATTTGATACTATGCCACATGGAAAtgacaataatttaaaatttttttaattgttacgATAATTATagtataagaattaaaaaatattaattgtaaCAAATATACTGTAAATgaattaatgttaattaattactatGTATATACTATAGCTACTACGTTGCAGCTGCTGAGCCGAGtttgaatttgatattttttagtgAATCaagtttaattataaaaaaaaaactcaaaataagcTTGGTTTGAGTTAGAATTCGGTTCAAATAATATTAAGCCAagcttaaataaataacaaactcAGCTCAGCTAGGCTCGATTGCAGCTCTAAAAATTAACTCAGACTGTGTTATCGGATTTTTGCCCGAATCCGAATCCGAATCCGAAATTGGAGAATTATAATGAAATCCCGACTCGCGAGCGACAACAGAGCGCCGAAGAGAAAGACAAGAGCTTCGAAGCATTTCAATGGCGCTTCGCGCCCTGAGATCAGGCCATGGGCTTCTCCAAGCCATCAGGTACTCTCTCCCCTCCTCTCCTCTTGCCCTGAATCTTCCCAAATCCGCAATCTCCTCCCTCTCCGAACAATCCGTTTTTGAAGAGCTATGCGAGCTCCTTCCGATCAATCTCAAGCCTCTAAACTGTCGCCCTATTGCACGAGAACCAGTTCTTGAGACTGATCTGTCTAGGGTTTCCGATGGTCTCCTCTCTCCTGCCGAGAAGCTTCGGGGAGTCTTCCTTCAAAAACTTACAGGCGTATCCGTTGTTGAGTCTGCCCTCTCCTCCACCGGCGTTGATCTCAACCTTGAGATCTTCGCTGATGTTGTTGATAAGGGGAGCTTAGGAGGAGCCCCGATGGTCGTTCTCTTTGATTGGGCTTTGAAACAACCGAGAGTCTCAAAATGCGTCGAAATTTATAATGTGATTCTCAAAGCTTTGGGAAGGAGAAAGTTCTTTACTTTCGTAGACGAGGTTTTGATCCGGATGAAGGCTGATGAGATAAAGCCTAATTCGGAAACTCTAGAGATATTGATTGATAGCTTCGTTAGTGCTCGTAGGGTATCCAAAGCAATGGAATTGTTTGGAAAATTGGAAGAGATTGGATCAAAATGTGACACTGAATCTCTAACTATAATTATGAGAAGTCTTTGTCACCGGTCCCATATTAGAGTTGCAAACTCCTTGTTTAACAAGATGAAGGGGAGAATTCCGTATGATAGTGTAGTGTATAATGAGATCATTGGAGGGTGGGCGAGGTTTGGTAGAGTGGATAAAGTTGAGACCTTTTGGGCGACAATGGTAGATGATGGGTTCAATCCTGATAAAGTGAGTTTTGCTCATCTCCTTGAGGCATTAGGCAGGGCTGGCCGGATTGGTGATGCCGTCGATGTTTTTGAGCAGATGAAAAGAGAGGTTTGTTGTAGGGATACTGCCCATTACAATGCGATGATTTCTAATTATATTTCAGTCCGTGATTTGGATGAATGCTTGAAGTATTACAAACGCATGCCAGTAGATGGATGTTTACCAGATAGAGACACCTATGACAACTTGATTAGTGCTTTTATTAAGGTTCGAAGAGTAGCTGATGCTCTTGAGCTGTTCGATGAGATGCTAGGTCAAGGGATTTATCCTAGTACTGGGATGGTTACTTCTTTTATCAAGCCTTTGTGTAGTTTTGGTCCTCCTCATGCTGCTATGGTGATTTATAAAAAGAGCAGGAAAGCAGGATGTAAGATATCACTTAAAACTTATAAGCTTCTCCTCTTCAGGCTTTCCAGATTTGGTAAATGTGGTACAGTGCTTAAGGTGTGGGAGGAGATGCAAGATAGTGGTCATGCCTCTGATAAGGAGGTTTATGAATATATTGTAGATGGGCTTTGTAATATAGGGCGTGTTGATAGTGCCGTATTGGTAGTGGAGGAATCATTGCGAAAAGGCTTTTGTCTTAGCAAGTTTGTTTATAGCAAATTGAACAATAAGTTACTGGAAATGAACAAAGTTGAGACTGCTTACAAGCTCTTTCTTAAGGTTAAAGATGCACGTGGTCTCGCTAATTCACAGAGGTTTTGGCGTGCAAGAGGGTGGCATTTTTGAACTTGGTTTAACAGGTATAGTTGTGCTCTAGTTTCCCCTGAATCCCCCTCTTTAATGTTCTACTTCCCGATTTATCAACAACCATTGCCTGCCAAGTGCAAATTCATTTACTTACATTGactcttttttattaaaatacatcTTGTAAGTTAATCTATGATCGAAAGTACATTTTTCCATACTGCCATGGTCTTTGTCCTTCATTTAATACTTTCCTTTATTGATAGACTGTAATTTATTAGTTGATCTTGGGCTATTCCATTAGCCATCTTATATTGAAATATCTTCTGAtaatttcttattcttattgaAATATCTTAATCAAAATGCATGTTGTAAGTAATCTATGATCAAGAGTACATTTTTCTTTATTGCTATGGTCTTTGTCTTTGGGCATATCTTTCCCTATAAATTTGCCACCAATAACATAACGCAATCATCTACCATTGCTTATATTTTTCACCTAGTCCCTTTTTCCTCGAGTTATATTTAATCTGTTATATGATCTGTCTATCGAAATTCTTATGCTAGTCGGATCATTGATATTGGAGAAAATAGTTTAGAAGCTTCTTTTGACCAATATAAATATAGGCCTGAAATTAGTGGATGATTTTACATCTAATCTTTTGCAGGGTTAATCAAATGTTAGTCAtggaagttcaatgaaatgttCTAAATTAAAAATCCTTCCACACAAACAACTGCAGCATGGCACAAGATCCtgtttcaaataataaatacagCTACATTCATCATGATGGCAAATCTCCTATGCCGATGTTCGATATTCATGAAATATTCATCACAAGGAAAGGAGCAAGTATTTCTGTCATACCTGGGCACTTTCTTATTTCTGGCCAGTGTCTTTTATCTGACATTGATGAAGGTATCTGAATGTGAcgtcttttgtttcatgttcaTTATATGATATAGCTTTAGCGTGAGTCATCTATATAATGTGAAAACAATACATACACATCATTGGTTTTAGACAGAGATAGACATTTCTATTAGGAGCCTGTCTTATTTTTACATGCTTAATTATGCTCTTACCATCATATTTTGGCACTAACGGATCAAGATGTTCACATTGAACAGGAAGCATTGTCCTTGGGCTCCATTTGTAGCACCATCACGGCCTTTTTCTTTGTAAGATCCTTCCTACTACAAGTCCATAAAGAAAGGTCTGATTTGTTATATTTCCATGAGGCCATTATTTTTCTAAGAAAAACTGCCGGTAGTGTTTATCTGATTTCCTAGATTATTACCATTTTCATGTGGTAAATTTCGCAACTTTAGGGTAATTTTAGTTTTGATGgctgtttttctttattaaaatgCAGAGACAGTTGTGATCATGCCTGCATTTGGTGTGCAACTGGAATCTCACTTTTGGAGGTATTACTTACATGGACATTGTTTCACTAGTTTCTTTTCTTCGACTTACTGTTACCATCACAAGTAGAGTATCTGGTGATGTTCATCATTGTAATGTTCAGTAGAATAATATTATAAGTCAACCCCTTAATATTGATTTATTGTTGCCTTAATCAAGTGGGAGAGTCAACCGCCGCTTTGTCCCCATCAGCAAGATTCTGAAACCTGTAATAAATGAATGTGTGACACCAGTTACTTGTTACTGGAGCTTGGCTTTGATACTGCGTGGGGATGAGGAACTGACATTGGTGTTCAAGGTGAGTGTTGCTTACCTTTTAACAAATACTAATGGTGACTTGCATGTGAATGTTCTGTTCTCACAAATCTTATATTGATTACGCAGGAATTGCAGCCACCAGTCAAAATGTTGATTCCTGTTTGGAAGGCcttgtgtaaagctactacAGACAAAGAAAGCTCAATGAGCATTTAGTGAAGTCAAACCAAGCTGCTAAAGCTTATTTCTTGTGACTCACCATCTCCATAGCATTGGAGTGGCATGATCATTAGTTGTCATATTGACACTGCACTTGTATGAAGTCGCAAACTGCTTGACTGAGCAttaggttttaaaattttgagccCCTAAGCATGTTTTTCACAACTTGAGGCTTGCCAAGCTGTATTGACATGCATTCAAATTCCTTCTGATCTCTCTTATTCATCTGTAGGTTTATAAATGAGTCTTAATTGAATCAGCCGTTTTTTATATGATTACTATCTTGCCATTGTTCATCATGGCTGCGCATAATTATTGTTTGCTATCTAAGGAAACAGGTATGTGTCTTTTGTTCATGATTTCTATGTAGAGATATTGTAATTTTGTTGTTCCATTAGATTTGTCTGACCATGTATCTCTTCTGAAATTTGTCGGTTCATTGGTTATAGTCCAAAGGATTTGCAACATAGAGCTAATCTGAAgaaattcattctcatttctcagttatgtgattttcttgtattaaatgtattgccctatttgtcatttttttttcttggtgatAAATTGAGTATAAGCTCTTTGTAAAGTTCAATCTTTATTGTATAAATTCTGGAAATGCTTTGCCTCAGTTCCACTTCCATCAACATGCACTTGAATTTCAACTAGCATATTTTACTATCAAATCAAGAACTATTCCTGCAAGAGCATCAACTGGGTATCAACATGCTATTCCTTTCATATGGCCACTTCTTGGTAAATAttctttattcttattaatGTTTCTGAGCATCGTCATCTTCATATTAGAATCCTAGTTTTAGATGATCAACTGAACTTTGTGGAAGATGATTCAGTCAAGATTTATGACctcttttcttatatatatatatatatatatatatattataaagcaCGCTGTGTCATCCTCATATGTTTAGTGGAATCCAGGAAAAGATAAAGACTTAActtttctgaattttctctGTTTCCTTCTGCTTTATGACTTCTTGCCTGCTGTTTTAGTAAAaagtttaaacaattattttataattcattaCTTCTCATTGAATATGTTTgctatatttatgtatatacatgtataatGAATGGACTGGAAAGTGAAGTTTTTCCTCCATCCTGAATTTGAATTTGACTATCCTGATTTGGACTAAACCAGGATTGCTCTGTTAATGCATTtgagtattaattttttagaaaacCATCTTCTGTTTTATTAGCATATCTTGACACAAGTATCATGCATTTATTTGTTAAACAAGGTTCTTGCAACTTTCTTGGTTTATACATGCAGACAACAAGCACAACACACCtgaaaacaaaccaaacaagctTGAAGACCGGAAAGTTCTGAGGCCTTCTTTATTCTAGACACCACCAACAATAAccgaattatttatttatatggcTAGCACAAGTCCTGGCATAGACTTGCCAGCAGTCTCCGGCAGGCGGCTATTCCACACCGTAGTCTCACCGGAGGAGAACGCAACCCTTGTGACGGTAAGACAAGTGTTGAAGTACTCCCTGACTTGTGTGATTACCCCATTTTCAGACACTGACCAGGCATGAACCCAGAATACAGAGCCAGAGTTATCACAACCCTCAACAAGAACAGTGTGATCGAATGGCTCGACAGAGAGTGGGATAAAGTCGAATGGCAAAGTGCGATGAGACTCCGGTCAGCAGTTTCATCATGTGTTGGAAACCTGGAGGTCCATGGAACCACCACTCTATATCAGGTGCCAGAAGCCGTTGCACTGCCTCGACGTCTCGTGCGTTCAAGGCTTCATAGAGCGCAAGCACCGTCCACcggtttctttcttctttggcTTCCTCCAGTCTCTCTTTTCTCAGGTTAGCCAGCTTCTGTTCTTTCACTTTCTATGATGTATATGAATGTTTGATATAGGACAATGAAAGGAGAGTAAGAGGAGATGGAGGATAGGgaaggagagaaagagaggagctTAAATAGAGATATTTGGGGGTAGGTGGTGAGATTTTAGTGGGTACAATTGATGGTGTGTGTTTTGGATATTCGACCAATGAGGAAATTGATACGTCGGATTGGAAgactgttgtttttttttctttgataaaatttaattatttaaataaatattatttgatgatctgtttttgaaagaattattaattataaaacgtATGcatcagtttttttaaaaaaaaggaataaattgaagtttaatagACTCCACTTGAAGGTTTTCCCATCTGactgatatatacatatagtttttatttgctAAAAATAAACTATAGAGAAAATTTTGATTAGATTTTCCACCAGCTTACAATTATATCATTTTCAATGAAAGTATGCCATTGGTTTTGTAGTGACAGTGCTGTGGTGACAAActttatataaactaataaacTTTTAAAGAAAGTAATAAACATAGTTTTGCTCGTTCTAGTCTTTCTATGTTGTATTGTTtagtaattttatgtttgtctgATTGTTCATGGTCACAGAACACACAGCCGATGTAAGTGCTTTGTTTGTCAACATGCATTATTGATTGATTAGGGATAAAAAGACAAGttccataaaataaataattattatgatgaagaagaggttTTTCAAGTGTTCTTCAAGCTTACGCTTGATTAGCATTATATTATACTCCAAATGAATCCTATAAAGTTAATCATTCATTGAAAGCTGTAGCCATAAGTGCACAGTTAGATGATATTGGCACCATTTTATCAATGATGTTGATTTATGGAAGTGTGTGATATGATGTTATTTGattgccaaaaaaacataggtgaAAATTTCTTGCCTTTTTGCTTGCTCTTGTGGTTTGAAATACTTatgtgagatatttttttaatttcaagatGATGCTTAATTATCAGTGAATagttcatgattttattttcattttcatgaatAGAAAACAGCAGCTATCATCAGTGATGTGTTAAGCAGTAGTCCTTCTCTCCTGATAATTGGATTGTTAGAGtaagatattttttaaagttatgtGGTTAATTGGAATCGTTATTAGTGCCAAAATAGAGATTAAGATAAGTTTATGAACTTATATGATTTAACCGAAGTCATTGTGAAAGGAACACCTGCCCAATTTTATAAGTGAGCATCGCACCACCGAAAGTTACCATAATTGTAAAGCAGATGAGCATTTGCTAACAAAGTTTAATGACTTATTATCTCATTAGTGGTTGTGAATAATGCAGTTAATTTAATGAGACTCAGCATCCACTATATTGCTGCAAATCTTAGGGGTGATACCAAACCAAGCAGATAATGTATTGATACATGAATCACAATAGAAGACAgcatatttttaatgattaattaTCTCATGAGTGGTTGTTAATAATGCAGTTAATTTAATGAAACTCATCATCCATTATTTTGCTGCAAATCTTAGGTGATACCAAACCAGATAGATGATGCATTGATGCATGAATCACAATAGAAGATAACATATTTACATTTCCATACTCGCTTACAAAATTCTGTATTATTAATCACATACGTAAAAACCAGAGTTAACAAAATCATGCAGAAGTACCCATTAAAATCTTCACTGCTAATTCTGTTGCATGTTGATTAGATTCGGAAGAGGAGGCTGCATTACATGAACATGACCATATGTTGCTGCTCTCTCAAAGGAAAGAGGCAAAATTTGGTTGACACCATTGCTTGTTCCTAATTTAGGCGGACATGAATGGCTCCGAGGTGTGTATTCGGTGCCGATCGACATCTCTATGCCGCCTTCTCCGATCACCAGCCTCCCGTCTTCTGGATCAGTCACACGTCTATAAAAACTATCTTCCTCAATGTCGTAAAAATTCCCTGTCCTGACTTCCTGAGCCAAAGCGCATGACCAACAGAAGAACCATTTTGCACAATCAGTTGCAGATGGATAGCCACAACAGCATGGATTTCCCGGAAGCTTAAACTTTTTCCTCATCTGAATTCTCCAAAATCCTCCATACAACAAACCAAAGAAACAAAGTAGAATGCCGATTATCCCCATAGCGTACCTTACAGTATCATCATCGATACTTAAAGCCGTTGCACTGAAGACCAAGAATGGAGCAATGCAGAATAGCATGAATGTGATTACGTGAAGATACATGTTACCGAAGCCAAGCCTTTCGACGTTCCAACCAAATACACAGAACATGCAGAAAAAGGATAGGCAGGCAACAGTCACGTCATCACAACAATGGAAGAGGCCTCCGATCCACTGTGGGCTTGTGACGACAACTCCCTGATTATACAATCTCAGCTCTGTGTCTGCTGCTAATTGAATGGCAGCTTCTTCACCCTGtacttcttcatcatttgtttCGGATTCGTATCGCCTGCCTAAAGGACTCTTAACTGTCCAAACAGCAGCTATAATTGGAGCTCCAATTCCGACACCGATGGCTGTGTTTACCGCCCAGTCTGGTCGGGCTTTTCTTGAGTATCCCCAGTAGAGACCACAGAGCACATACTGAGACACAAAAGTGATCTGCAGTAAAACCACAACAAACAGCAAATGAGCTCTTTCATGAGGCTTGGGAGTAGTATCTTTGCAGTATGTCTTCCTTAATTCCAACTTATCTTCAGGTCTCCATCGATTCACAATAACCAAGTGATGGAATAATTTCGGCTGCTGATAAACACACATTATCATGAAGAGTGCATTGAGTATTTGATTGAGTACTTCTTCCCAATTTTTTCGTCGATCTTCACCATCCGGAAAAACTCCAAGCATGACAAGTCCGAGAACAATGAGGCCAATTATCACTAAAACTAACCAAATGAACATAGCTATGTTGCTTGGGATCTTTTATCCATTTCTTGAATGATTTCATCATCGAACTCCAGTTTATCTTCCTGACAAAAGGCACACGAAATCTCCGgcttctttgttgttgttgttgttgttgcgcCACCATCTCTGTTGTCTCAGTTTGTTCTTGATCACCTGCAGGCTCATTGCCGTGGCCGGCATTGCGATGAAAGAATGATTTAATGAACCAATCTCTGGATGGGGTCGCTCTCAAGAAGTCAAAAAACCGTTTTTCTTGTCGACTCTGATCGATAAGTCCTCGTTCAACTGCTGGCAGGTAGATCGGTATGAAATCTCCCAGCTTTCTTTTAACTCCATTTGTGTTCAATTCAatgtcttgttcttcttgtatTTCATGTTTATATGATCCATTTccattcatcatcattatcttatgtttttatctGAATTTGTTTGACAGATTTGGAATTGCCTGCAAGAACTCAATCTTAGAATTCATTAATGAAACATTAATAATCTAGTTTaactaataaataactaaagCATCTTATTCAACTCagcatttcattcaaaacaagatattctaattaaaattctcttttttaATTGTCAATATCTTTGATGGATGAAAACTGGTTAAACATCAcattctgcttttttttttttaagaaaagtggacaaattatattttattacaaaaaaGTACAGGAAACTGGGAGGATTACAACATGAAGAACGAGGGGAAGGAGAAGAAACAGGACGGTCACCAAAAGTAGACCTGTCCTACCGATGCTTATTTTTGTTGCTATGTTTTTGGTCAAATATGATGAAAAATGTGATTGGTGtgccaataatatatatattttttttttggaataatgaTTTAGAAGAAAGTAATAATATGTACATAATTCTTAATTCTATATCCTTTCAATCTATACCATATTTGAGTGATTAAACAACACCTAATtataatttctgattttttttttaaactgtaaaatagcaaaaaaaaatttagctgGTCTCTTTGCATGAAGAACTTAAAAACACAAAACTAATAGAACATCAAGAACAACAAACATAAGATAACatcaaaaaaatcatgatgaacCAGCAACAACACTGAAAAGAAATTGTTTTATAAactcataagaaaagaacatcaaaatcatcataaaaaaataaataaataaataaataaacaaaaaaagataaataccTCTGAATAAGAGAGAATTTAAAGATGCTTGAACTGAGAGCTCATCTCCATGATACTTGATTGAAAATGGAAACTTAGTGCtcttctttgatcttttatttatatgaagAAGTTGCACACAGAGACAAAATAGTGAACAaagatcaaagaagaaaaaaaaaaaaaaagtattagttttcaattcattctcattatctctctctctctctctctctctctctcttttctttcttggttCATATATCTTTCTTGTTGTCCTTTTGGTGGGTGGTTGTTTGGTCATTTGGGTTAAACTATTTGTATCttcatgtttatatataaatatatatatatgtatatatttgaaaaaaaaaaaagtctagaATGAGAATGAAGACCATTAATTGCAAGTAAAGAGGTTTTGGAGAAAAAGGCTTGTAAATGATCATTTAGTTAGGAACGGTCATCTCCCGCCACCTTGAACGCACGCCATGGATTGCCTTCTTAAGTACTagaattaccaaaatgcccatCTTTTCAGACAAGCTCTGTTCTTACATTGACTatccttgagttttttttttttttctagagcTTGATTGAGGTGTGTGTGTTAATATGTATTCATAGGGTTGACTTTTATATcaatgtatatacttgaaaaaagaaaagataaaataagatgtattaagggggaaaaaaaagaattaagagGAGCTGATCCTCCTGGTTATCCTTGTTatctctttttcaataaatcgttatttatctattttaaaaaaaaaatttcagaaggGCCAAAATAATCACCAAGAGTGGCATGAGGAAGTAtggtaaatataaaaaaaaaaacatttgacatttaaaaagtgttttagtttggatttaaaaataataataataattcaagaatatatttttcatgttcttattttttttgtttaaagtatatttatgcatttttttttttattatagatgAAAATTAGAGGTAAACTTCAGTATGGCAAAGTGTCTAGATATCCTGGATCACATGCTATGTGACCAAGTATTTAAGATATCCCGGACCCGGATCACATGCTTTGTGActtctaattttaaatgatgGTTTGATAACGTACACAATCACATAAAAAATGCTTCTCAAATAATcaattttcaatattatatatatatatatatatatatatatatatatataacatttttcatCTAGATGATGGACTTCAATATCAAAGTTCGGATGACCTACTAAAGCTCCTTAATAATTGTTTATGTAATAGATAAAAGAAGTGATTGtcaattgttttcttttaatttacttGGAAaccaacataataataataatcctccTCAGCCTCCTCCTACACATGTTTTTAGAATTACTATATTTTAAGAATGTTTGATGATAGTCATTAGATCATCATCTAacagttattatttatataagaaaattatataaaattactattgtTTATTGTATATGATTATTGTTCGATATTATTTAACACTATTTGATATTGTGTATGGAATGATGGTAGCTATTGGATGCAAATCCAATAGCATTATGGGGCATTCTTACATTTCAAACCTAAAAATGTACCCTAAAAGATAtgccctcatatatatatatatatatatatatatatatatatatatatttcatcttTCACCAACATATATTACTAACCTTTGAtagtcaaatttttttttatttaaaatattttgaaatttttgataaaCCACAACTTCAAAGTAGAATTTAGtttgatatataattatatagtgcattaatgataaaaaggaaaaagaaattttagatttcaattttgaaataaaaagtgattctcattaattttataataatttaatgcacaatataattttttaatttaaaattgtatTAATTACATCTTTAAGCTAGTACAAGTTTCACTTTAGTCTCtgagttatataaatataataattatgtcataaaataaatataaagtgaatttttcatattttattttcagtctgtttgttttctttgtgaggttgtttcttcttctctgaGTTTTCctctgtaaattttttttttttttaataaatttgtggtttattcactttacttaaaaaaataaaataaaataaaaagttttcatgagaaaaataaaatattcaaatataatttataaaaccaATAACATTTAATAAATTCGATTCACTTGCTCCAAGCCTATACTTGTCAAGAAGGGTAGCTACCTAATTGTCCATTCTAATTACAATATTAAAATGAAGtgatgataatttaaaaaaattaatggtcattatctaatatttgataaaaatgattGTTTTTCTCTTGAATCCCAAATTGATGGAAAGCATGAAATAGATGGTCAAACTAGAGCAATGAACACGCTAATTGGGTTTATGATGCCTCATTGATTGACcctcaaatttatttttgaccATCTTGTTTAACTTTGATTATTTAATGGAGATCATCatacttttccatttttttataattatcaatatttttgactttatttatatatggcCACTTGGATTTATAATATCGTATATATTACGTTATCATGTTGCATGTGgtttttaagaaattatatatacataatatatttgCAAATATCTATTTATTATCTCTAGTTtgtataaaagaattaaaaaaataaataattttttttaaatatattaagagatatatctaaaaatttaagtttcggaaactttttttcccttgtatttatatgttctaccttgaagttttttatttttaaagaaatatgtaCAATCTTTGGATTCAAAATCCTCAACTTCTTCAAAGTCCTCAACTTCTGATtagttagaaaaataaaatactaatttttttattgtaataatgTTCTAATCATCTTCgtggttatatatttttttaataaaaaaataaataaatcacaatttattaaCCAAAAATCGAAGACAAACTTAAAAACCACAACTATTTTTACTATATGTTCTTTCACAATTTATGCACTTGTGTTGATATTTATTCttaatatattttgagtaatttatcttttttttttaaatattaacattcattattgtcaaaagaaataaataaataatatttttccaaGTTATTTTCCTCAAGTGTCCAAGTAAACTTGAATAAATTTCATAGCAAAGACATGTAAATATATTTCCAATCCGAAGTTGTGCAATAATTATCTTGTGACCAAAGTGATTAGGTTCAAGTTTCAAGAAGACCTTCTAGAAATACTTAAGAGCACAATTTAcgcttgaaaattttttatatttaaagataGAAATTTTGTAGAAAAAATGAGATCAAATGTAGATATAGTTGCCATTTTAATCTCATTATTATTCATAGAATTTCATGCACAATGATTCTCTACAAAGTCTTCACAGTCTCTAGAATTATTAACATGATATATAcgctttcaatatttttctttttcaattgtttttaaatcattgatCAAACTTGTACAAATTTGACCAGATTAGAAATTTTCCAAAGTTCAaattatttctgcattttatatttaagtAATTTGTTTTTCCTCATTGCTGACGAAACTGCATTAATTTTTCCATTAAAGCAACAATGTCAAACTTTCATGGCTTCTCTAAACTAATTAATCACGTTCATAAACATAGTTATAATatatgaaatcaaaataaaaaaaatttatatc from Dioscorea cayenensis subsp. rotundata cultivar TDr96_F1 chromosome 7, TDr96_F1_v2_PseudoChromosome.rev07_lg8_w22 25.fasta, whole genome shotgun sequence carries:
- the LOC120265826 gene encoding putative pentatricopeptide repeat-containing protein At5g43820, encoding MALRALRSGHGLLQAIRYSLPSSPLALNLPKSAISSLSEQSVFEELCELLPINLKPLNCRPIAREPVLETDLSRVSDGLLSPAEKLRGVFLQKLTGVSVVESALSSTGVDLNLEIFADVVDKGSLGGAPMVVLFDWALKQPRVSKCVEIYNVILKALGRRKFFTFVDEVLIRMKADEIKPNSETLEILIDSFVSARRVSKAMELFGKLEEIGSKCDTESLTIIMRSLCHRSHIRVANSLFNKMKGRIPYDSVVYNEIIGGWARFGRVDKVETFWATMVDDGFNPDKVSFAHLLEALGRAGRIGDAVDVFEQMKREVCCRDTAHYNAMISNYISVRDLDECLKYYKRMPVDGCLPDRDTYDNLISAFIKVRRVADALELFDEMLGQGIYPSTGMVTSFIKPLCSFGPPHAAMVIYKKSRKAGCKISLKTYKLLLFRLSRFGKCGTVLKVWEEMQDSGHASDKEVYEYIVDGLCNIGRVDSAVLVVEESLRKGFCLSKFVYSKLNNKLLEMNKVETAYKLFLKVKDARGLANSQRFWRARGWHF
- the LOC120265827 gene encoding uncharacterized protein LOC120265827 produces the protein MPAFGVQLESHFWSGRVNRRFVPISKILKPVINECVTPVTCYWSLALILRGDEELTLVFKELQPPVKMLIPVWKALCKATTDKESSMSI
- the LOC120264485 gene encoding uncharacterized protein LOC120264485, with translation MFIWLVLVIIGLIVLGLVMLGVFPDGEDRRKNWEEVLNQILNALFMIMCVYQQPKLFHHLVIVNRWRPEDKLELRKTYCKDTTPKPHERAHLLFVVVLLQITFVSQYVLCGLYWGYSRKARPDWAVNTAIGVGIGAPIIAAVWTVKSPLGRRYESETNDEEVQGEEAAIQLAADTELRLYNQGVVVTSPQWIGGLFHCCDDVTVACLSFFCMFCVFGWNVERLGFGNMYLHVITFMLFCIAPFLVFSATALSIDDDTVRYAMGIIGILLCFFGLLYGGFWRIQMRKKFKLPGNPCCCGYPSATDCAKWFFCWSCALAQEVRTGNFYDIEEDSFYRRVTDPEDGRLVIGEGGIEMSIGTEYTPRSHSCPPKLGTSNGVNQILPLSFERAATYGHVHVMQPPLPNLINMQQN